atttattataaatttaattatatgaaaaatatttattttctgcaTATATCTTGAAGGGATTCTTAGAGCGTACTTAACAACAAATTTTGAGCAAGGATCTTGAGCTCAAGATCTGGTCTTCAATAGATCTTCCACTAAAAGGGGAGCCAAGGTCTCCAGCATGGAGAATGGGGTCTTCTACAAGATCTCTAAAGTGcacatttatcaaaataaaatatttttttactctctCCCCCTAACAGCTTCAAGTGGGAACCAACGAGaaggggaagaagaaaagaacatgAAGAGATGTAGGCCGTGGCGATGCTGAGGTAGGGGTGATGGCCCTTGCTGATGTTTAGATGATGGGCGGCGGCATTGAGCTATGCATAGCGACACCAAGGGAAGTGCGGCGGCACCGAGAtgtgcaaaaaaaagaaaagaaaaaaagggggggggtgCTCGTGGTGGTTAGGGACAGAGGAAGGGGAGGGGGTCATGGTGGTTAGGGGTGGAGGAAGACGAGGGGCGTAGTGATTGGGGGCGGAGGAAACatgaagggagagaaagagaaaaggaaacatgaagggagaggaagagaagagaaaagagcAATGTGAAGGGGGAGAggggaaaagagaaaagagaaaagaaagaggggagGAGGAAACGTGAGAATGTGTGGCTGAGAGTAAAGGGGAAGGAGGAGGGGATTGTGTGGCTAAGAGTGAAGGAAAAGGTGAAGAAAGGGTGAGGGTGAGTGTTGGTTGTTgagtttagagaaaaaaaattaaaaacattaaaaaattaaataaaacaaacattgcAGGTAGCTCAAAAATTGAACATTGCCTTTCAATCACGACAAAAATTACCATTGCCTTTCAATCACTAGGCAACCAAAAAtgctattaattttttcaatttatttacaatATATGCTTGTTGAATGATTACTTCTTAGAAAATTCTACATACACATAGAGGCTTTTTCAACAAAGGTTTTGAATGCGAAAGTCGTTATTCCTTCAAACTGTAGACGCTGTCAGTAATCATGATCTGTATTTCCAAATGAGATTTGTTGCAATTGGTAGAAGGGATCTTTCACCATTTGCAGAAGTGCATTGCAGCAATTCGTATATTGACATACGGATCACTTGTCGGTACTGTCAATGAGTATGTTAGAATTATCAAATGCACTGCAATTGAATACTTAGAAGATTTTGTAAAGGGTGTGAATGAGATATTTAGGGATGAGTACTTGAGAAGCCCAAACAACAATGACATCAATCGCCTGCTACAAATTGGAGAGGCACACGGGTTTCAAGATATGTTGGGTTCTATTGATTGCATGCATTGGGAATAGAAAAATTGTCCAGTTGCATGGCAAGGCCAATATCATAGAGGTGATTATTGCAAACCCACAATAATACTTGAAGTCATTGCTTCACAAGACTTGTGGATTTGACATGCATATTATGGAGTTGCAGGTTCAAATAATGACATCAATGTCTTAAACTAATCGCCCGTGTTTAATGACGTTTTGCAAGGTCAAACTCCTCTAGTGCAATTTACAGTTAATGGAATCCCATATAATATGGAATATTATCTTACAGATGACATTTATCCTGACTAGACCACTTTTGTGAAAATCATCCCCATGCCATAAGGagagaaaataaagttatttgcAAAATGTCAAGAATCTGCGAGAAAGGATGTGGAGAGAGCATTTGGTGTACTAAAATCTTGATTTGCAATTATATGTGGTCCATCGCGAAATTGACATATCGATACAATGAAGAATATTATATTGCATAACATGATTGTTGAAGACAAACGAGATACATATAATGGTAATGTTGATATTGATTATGATCATACAGACGAAGAGATTTCAAACATTGACATATTTCGTGGTGTTCCTCTTGACTTTGTTACATACCTACAAACAAGACATTATATGCGTACAAGAGGAGTTAATCAACAACTTTAAATACATTTGGTGGAGCATATTTGGACACGTTTCAATCTaaacaatgataaaatttaatttttcttgcttaatgttaatgttttgtattttgttacTTATGCATGTTATGTATTTTAGGTCGATTTAACTttaagtcataaataaaaatttaattatcaaaatatttatttataatattaattatttaataattaaaatatttataattaattacttaaatttaatttaaaaaaaataataaaatatttaagtaaaatccattgtaagaaaaaaaagtgacttaaaatttaaaattgagatttattattagagaaaaaaatgaaataagataCATATCATATTATGAAACCCACTAAAATAGTTTTAAGATTTCAAAATGAATTGGATGGTTAAAGATGCCTTGGGAGGTTGTCCTAAAAACTActaaaatataacattataacGATAATAATCTCGAAGAATCTCTACACTTAATCTTCTCCATTTATTGAGGGGAGTACGAATCTGACCCTTGCCTCTTTGTTGACTATCTCAATCTCTTTCCCGAATTAGCCAAAAATTAGAGAGGAGCGTAATTTCTATCTCCTTCTGCtcctttctcccattcttttcTTGGCTATTACAAACCCTAATTTTCCAAATCACATTCTTTCACTACTTATTTCTGCCTAACTTTCTTCTACCTCCTCTAAATCCACCCCATTCTGCAGCAACACATTGCTATCTCAATGATCCATTTGGTCCATACTCCACTTGgttttttctcatatttctctTCATAAAAGTTTCCTCTCTTTCTTCTGCAGCGATCTATTTGTGCGTTGAAGGTGCGTGTTTTTTGTGTATTCCTTCAACCCAattgagaaaaaagagagattgGGCATTGCGGATTGATGGGGTTGTTCTTTTGAATCTGTATTATTCTTTGTAGGGTTTGTGTTTCTCTGTTACAGTGACTCTGTTGagagaaccaaaaaaaaaaaacgaatggATTCTTGTGGGAAATCGAGCTTTTTGGTTCCTCAGGAGAAGGGTTCGTGCCCCTCAATTGGGTCAGTGTTTGATGGCTATTTGATCAAGAATTGTAGTCGTTTAGGAAATTCTTTCAGCCTGTGTGGTTTCAATGAGAATTTAGATGAAGAGACATGTTTTGAGATGATCAATGCTTTGTTAGGTGATTTGGATGATTCAGAGGAAGTGGTAATTGATGATGATGTTCTTGATCGGTTGCCAATGGATCCCTTTGGAATGAACATAACGGCATTCTCAGATTGGATTGGGGATTTTGAATGGGGTTTCCGACCTGAGGATGTTGAGTTTGGGGTGGATGAGACGCATGAAAAGATTGGTGATCATGATCATCTTCACTTTTTGGGTCTGAGTTGGGCTTGGAATGGCCCTGAGAATTTACAGCCTCATAAGGTTAATGCTAAGGGGAATGATATGTCAGTTTCTGGTGATGTTTTAAATGGATATCAAAATTTTGATGTGGTGTTTGATGAGGGCATTGTGGTCGATGGAAGCACAAGGGGGTTTCTGAGTGTTAGTCATGGGGACTATAGGGTTCAAAGCAGGGAAGTGGAGGAATTGCGAAACTGCACTGAAATTGAATGTGATGCTGAAGGAGGTGTTCCACATGATgctttgttttttgtgttgGGTTATCTAGGTGTCAGGGACCTTCTCTCTGTTGAAGGGGTTTGCAGATCCTTGTGTGACGCTGTTAGAGGCGATCCTTTGTTATGGAGGACCATGCACATTGATCAGCCATTAAATGAGAGGATTACGGATGATACACTAGTAAAGTTAACCAACAGGGCTCAAGGTACTCTTCAACATCTGGCCCTAGTGAACTGCTTATGGATCACTGACAGTGGTCTTCGGCGAGTTTTACAAAGTAACCCAAGATTGACGAAGGTTAGCATTTGTAACATGATCCAAAACCTagcatgtatatatttttttattgctgtTGCTTTAACATAAGAACTTATGCTAAGATGCTGAACCATGTTTATTCATATTAATCTCTTCCTTATATCAAATACTATACCAAGAATATATGTTTAAGAACTATGACTTTTGTAAGTGTGGTGCTTGTATATTTTAGgtttgtatttatttgttgtAAATAAATGGTGCCAATATACAATATCTTATCATGCCAAGGCCATGCAAGGCTCAGCTGGATTGTTAATTTTCCTTTAGCTTGTTATAAGAAACATAAAGATGAATGTGCTACTGTGCAAATGTGCTCTTCAGCTTCTGGTCtgtaattgaaaaatgaattggtGTAGACCAGCCTACCATTTCCTTTGCAGTGTTTGTAAAAGCATGTTTTAGTCTATGTACATGATGCTTTGATagcttaatttatgttaaaatgatATATCTTGTAATTGACAGATTTGCATGTACCTTTTTCAGCTAAGTGTGCCAGATTGTATTAGACTCACAATTGAGGGCATCTTATTCCACCTAAGGGCTCTAAAATCATCTGGAAAACTTGGTATAAAGCACTTGCGAATTGGTGGACTTGCTGGTGTGTGTCATGTGACTGACCAGCAGTTCGATGAGTTGAAGGAATTACTGGATGCAAGCAAGTATTTGCAACAGGGAGACCAGAAGCCACAATTCTTTGGAGAGTATTCACATATCATATGTGAAGATGACCGTGCAATTGACATAGAGGTATGTCCAAGATGCAAGAAACTGAGACCTGTTTATGATTGCCCTGCCGAGAGCTGTCAACAGAAACATCAGGCTTCTCAGCTGTGTAGGGGTTGCACAATATGCATAGCACGTTGCATCCATTGTGGAAGATGCATTAAGGACTTTGATTATGAAGagacattttgtttggacttgctttgtttgaattgttggaATCAGTTCCTGCATTGTCCGGAGAAAGGAGGGAAGGAAGCTACAAAGTGTACTATTATTAGTCAGAGAACCATGTATCAGTTTTGTCTCTATGGCTAGGAGTGCCCCTGATCTGCATGATGATCTTTTGACATACATTGGATCAGAATCTGCACATTTGGCTGTCTGGTTTTTGATGTGCAAAACTGAGCTGAGTGTGCATGGTATAACATTTGGTTGTGGAGGTATTGAATTTACTCAACTGCTGAGCTTGAGTTGGATAATGTGTGGCTGAGCTTTCCTAAACTGTgataaggaagaagaaaaaaagattttggAGGGGAATGCAGGCTTCAATGAAATCACATTCATTGAAGTGAGAAGGaacaatgtattttatttgaTGCTTGATGTAGTGGTGATGCTGAAGAAGGGCTGTTGGTGCTTGCGGTGGATCTTTTTTCTGCTGTTCGTTGCATTGAGGAAAATGTAGCCATTGTTGGTTAGTGTGCTATTCTGCTTGTAATAAATAATCTCAAAGAGAAGCTACATTGTCAAGCACAGTGGTCTGGCATATCTGGGGTTCTAGGAGAATAATTTAAGGTTTTTCTGCAGCTGTAAAATGGCTAAAGCAATTTCAACCATTCTACGATGAATATACACTTCCCTGTTTTTTGGCTACACTTGTGATCTATCAATACACCATTGTCTTGTCAAGTACCATCATACGCAATAAGCCATCTGGTTCAATGAAGAGAGATTCCCCctccaataataaataaataaatgtacctTTTCCCCATTCAATGTAAATACTAGTCTCTGGAAATTGAGCCCTTATCCCTTGTTGGTAGAAACGGTTGATGTTTGGCTCTCTATGATAAACAAAAGGGGAAGAAAAATTCCAAATTTTAGATGTTACTATTTGTTGCATTCCATGAGTTTCGTGTCTTTTACCTCCTTCATATATTGTCTTCTTTTGGTTCACGTGCATATGCTATACAACATGGGACATTTCTTTTCTCAAAAATGTGGAAGCAGGAAGTGTAGCatcttttattttccatttttcatcAATCCGTGGATGAAGCATGGCCACATGTGTGTGTTCTGTCCTTTTGTCAGATATTCAAAACTTTTagtcaataatttatattttatggttTTATGAATATCAAATTGTGTGTACCAAACACGCAAGATTATCTTGTAATTTGCCATCCAATGATCTTATTGCAAAAAGTTGCATCATCTATGCTACATTTATCTTTTGCGTAAGCTAATTGTGAGAATTGGACGATGTTGCAATGATAATCACTTATGTAGCGGCtttcagaattcattttaagaaTCTACTGTACGTATACTATTGAATTTTGATATACTGCTTGCTTGTTATGTAATTTGGTTTGATATTATGCTTTCTACAGGTCCAGAATGATCCTTGCCTAAAAGATTATTGGATCTTGGAAGTGAAATGTGAGTTTTAAGTGTATGAATTTACAAGaacatttttaataatgtaACTGGAGTGAGTTgttatacataatattttatatttgttgttaCTTTAAGTGTACCTAAATTGAAAATACATGTTGAGTTTGTGggaaaatatttgtatttaattttcgCAGAATATATTTTTGGAGAGAAATGATGAACTTTAAGTATAATTACATCTTATATCAATAATTAGTCTTATAGtcgatttaaagaaaattaaagtttatgAGAATACGGAAGTTACAGGAGAGCTAAAGGATAGTTAAAAAAACTTGAAGTAattcaagtaaatttttttaactgaacACTTTATATTCTAAATTGTATCTTGAGAGAAACccacaatttaattttttaaaaccatttCGACAgaacattaaaatttaagatttaagcACACTAAATAATAGAAGTTGTCCTAATAAAACAatacacacattttttatacttcaattcgAAATCTTTGGTTGTTAAAACAAATCTACGTGATTGGTGGTAATAATACGCACATTTAATAATATGCAATTTTCCTAATTTCTGCCAATAACTTGCACTAATATCTTTATCTACTTAAATAGCATTTACTTCCACAATATGATTCTTCcacaatatatttatatacttaAATAGCATTTACTTCGTCATCTTTGTTTAAAGCTTTAGCACTTTCCAATGTTATCAATCATAATTGTTTCTCTACACATTGATGAAAAGGATAAAACTTTTCTCCACACCTAAAACAACCGCTTATTTGTTTTCTCTATCACTTCATGACATATTATATGTTGCAagcctttgttgttgtttttttagaatTCAATCCTCCTTTTTATCTCTGTGGAGTGTAGACATAGCAGAAGAGGATCCATTATCATTATGTGAAGAGTTTACCcgtaattgtttttattttgttcatttctCCAAGTATTGGACTTCCATTCTAATGAAA
This genomic interval from Glycine max cultivar Williams 82 chromosome 5, Glycine_max_v4.0, whole genome shotgun sequence contains the following:
- the LOC100781553 gene encoding F-box protein SKIP14, whose translation is MDSCGKSSFLVPQEKGSCPSIGSVFDGYLIKNCSRLGNSFSLCGFNENLDEETCFEMINALLGDLDDSEEVVIDDDVLDRLPMDPFGMNITAFSDWIGDFEWGFRPEDVEFGVDETHEKIGDHDHLHFLGLSWAWNGPENLQPHKVNAKGNDMSVSGDVLNGYQNFDVVFDEGIVVDGSTRGFLSVSHGDYRVQSREVEELRNCTEIECDAEGGVPHDALFFVLGYLGVRDLLSVEGVCRSLCDAVRGDPLLWRTMHIDQPLNERITDDTLVKLTNRAQGTLQHLALVNCLWITDSGLRRVLQSNPRLTKLSVPDCIRLTIEGILFHLRALKSSGKLGIKHLRIGGLAGVCHVTDQQFDELKELLDASKYLQQGDQKPQFFGEYSHIICEDDRAIDIEVCPRCKKLRPVYDCPAESCQQKHQASQLCRGCTICIARCIHCGRCIKDFDYEETFCLDLLCLNCWNQFLHCPEKGGKEATKCTIISQRTMYQFCLYG